The following are encoded together in the Gordonia insulae genome:
- a CDS encoding MBL fold metallo-hydrolase translates to MAVAPTYRETRYDEVTVLASANGGAFPYGNSVVVRGSEATLVIDPSLEVDHDPVDADAVMVSHAHEDHIAGLRHFTGAKYAHHADVAAVRSLAVLLDGYGLTPTERAAVTDEIGDQFGLPDGFPESEGVGDGHVFDLGDVTATVIHLPGHTAGHCGVLVEPTGFLYIADVDLTSFGPMYGDVGSSVEAYLASIERVRAIDARWYGTFHQKGVIDGHAEVSRRLDAFAAVIHRREDRLLAFLDRPRTLPEIADHRLVYRPHVDLPFVDAVERRTAELHLERLIAHGQVAVTAEQAFVST, encoded by the coding sequence ATGGCAGTCGCGCCGACCTATCGGGAAACCCGTTACGACGAGGTGACCGTGTTGGCGTCGGCGAACGGCGGGGCGTTTCCGTACGGGAACTCGGTGGTGGTACGCGGGTCCGAGGCCACCCTCGTGATCGATCCGTCGCTGGAGGTCGACCACGATCCCGTGGACGCCGACGCCGTGATGGTCAGTCACGCACACGAGGACCACATCGCCGGTCTCCGACATTTCACCGGCGCGAAGTACGCGCATCACGCCGACGTCGCCGCCGTCCGGTCGCTCGCGGTACTGCTCGACGGCTACGGACTCACCCCAACAGAGCGGGCAGCGGTCACCGACGAGATCGGGGACCAATTCGGCTTGCCCGACGGTTTCCCGGAGTCCGAGGGGGTCGGTGACGGGCATGTGTTCGACCTCGGTGACGTGACCGCCACCGTCATCCACCTGCCCGGCCACACCGCCGGTCACTGCGGGGTCCTCGTCGAACCCACCGGGTTCCTGTACATCGCCGACGTCGACCTCACATCGTTCGGCCCGATGTACGGCGACGTCGGCAGCAGCGTCGAGGCCTATCTCGCATCCATCGAACGGGTACGCGCGATCGATGCGCGGTGGTACGGGACCTTCCACCAGAAGGGTGTGATCGACGGCCACGCGGAGGTCTCCCGCCGACTGGACGCCTTCGCTGCGGTGATCCACCGACGCGAGGATCGACTGCTGGCATTCCTCGATCGTCCGCGGACGCTGCCCGAGATCGCCGACCATCGCCTCGTCTACCGTCCGCACGTGGATCTGCCCTTCGTCGACGCCGTCGAACGACGAACCGCCGAACTGCATCTCGAGCGTCTCATCGCGCACGGTCAGGTCGCCGTCACCGCCGAGCAGGCCTTCGTCTCCACCTGA
- a CDS encoding Fur family transcriptional regulator, whose product MHTVRVPTSPEYAEQLRSVALRVTRPRVAVLEAVHAHPHADTETVMAAVRAALPDVSRQAVYDVLNALSGAGLVRRIQPSGHVARYESRVGDNHHHVVCRSCGVIADVDCAVGEAPCLTPSDHQGFVLDEAEVIYWGLCAECATSPTSGSHL is encoded by the coding sequence ATGCATACTGTCCGTGTGCCCACTTCTCCCGAGTACGCCGAGCAGCTGCGGTCCGTCGCTCTGCGCGTGACCCGTCCGCGGGTGGCGGTACTCGAGGCGGTACACGCCCACCCGCACGCCGACACAGAGACGGTCATGGCTGCGGTGCGCGCAGCTCTCCCGGATGTGTCCCGGCAGGCGGTCTACGACGTACTCAACGCGCTCAGTGGCGCGGGTCTGGTCCGTCGCATCCAGCCGTCCGGCCACGTGGCGCGATACGAGTCACGGGTCGGCGACAACCATCACCACGTCGTCTGCCGGTCCTGCGGGGTCATCGCGGACGTGGACTGCGCCGTCGGGGAGGCTCCCTGCCTCACCCCGTCGGACCACCAAGGTTTCGTCCTGGACGAGGCCGAGGTCATCTATTGGGGTCTGTGCGCCGAGTGCGCGACCTCTCCCACTTCGGGATCACACCTGTGA
- a CDS encoding dodecin: MSEHTYRVIEVVGSSPDGTDAAIANAIARVSQTTRNVEWFEVTETRGHVVDGAIGHIQVTLKVGFRIDPADAVDG, from the coding sequence ATGAGCGAGCACACATATCGAGTCATCGAAGTCGTCGGCTCCTCCCCCGACGGAACCGACGCGGCCATCGCGAACGCGATCGCGCGCGTCTCCCAGACGACGCGCAACGTCGAATGGTTCGAGGTCACCGAGACCCGCGGCCACGTGGTCGACGGCGCGATCGGCCACATCCAGGTGACCCTCAAGGTGGGGTTCCGCATCGACCCCGCCGATGCCGTCGACGGCTGA
- a CDS encoding class I SAM-dependent methyltransferase, with translation MATRWDETGAPRGDAYDERWTAMAAAGQNVHGEADLVETLLAGLDGDSVLDAGCGTGRVAIELDRRGHRVVGVDADPAMLAAARRNAPHLSWVRADLADLADLAPHLSEVFDLAVLAGNVMIFVHPGTELAVLAQVTRRVRPNGLVVAGFQLTTDRISLDDYDAHAVHLGLEPVARWSTWDGRPYEGGTYAVSVHRRVR, from the coding sequence GTGGCCACCCGATGGGATGAGACAGGCGCGCCGCGAGGTGACGCGTACGACGAGCGGTGGACGGCGATGGCCGCGGCCGGCCAGAACGTGCACGGTGAGGCCGACCTCGTGGAGACGTTGCTGGCCGGGCTCGACGGCGACTCGGTCCTCGACGCCGGCTGCGGTACGGGGCGCGTCGCCATCGAACTCGACCGCCGCGGCCACCGTGTCGTCGGCGTGGACGCCGACCCCGCCATGCTCGCCGCCGCACGGCGCAACGCTCCACATCTGAGCTGGGTCCGGGCCGATCTCGCCGATCTCGCCGACCTCGCGCCCCACCTCTCCGAGGTGTTCGACCTCGCGGTGTTGGCGGGGAACGTGATGATCTTCGTCCATCCGGGCACCGAGCTCGCGGTTCTCGCGCAGGTCACCCGCCGGGTGCGACCGAATGGTCTGGTGGTGGCCGGTTTTCAGCTCACCACCGACCGGATCTCGCTCGACGACTACGACGCACATGCCGTTCACCTCGGGCTCGAGCCGGTCGCTCGCTGGTCCACCTGGGACGGCCGGCCCTACGAGGGCGGCACGTATGCGGTGTCGGTGCATCGACGGGTGCGGTGA
- a CDS encoding LysE family translocator, translated as MPSPANESVAELSTMAIVDLLVVDVRVRRTDSAGRRPRATDSGVAQAALYPRAVQISTWVALLTACLLISFTPGAGAINTMSNALNVGFRRAIWGVLGQQAALLIQLLVVAAGLGVVIAGSPTAFAVIRYLGAAYLVYLGVRQFLRRPDMSDQAAETLATESGWSMFVRGLWVNLLNPKAIVFLLAFIPGFVRTDQSLTGQYAIIAVTIVVVDITVMWFFFAVVARGFRRLTGSERGQRNLNRLFGTLFVAVGIMLAVL; from the coding sequence ATGCCGAGTCCGGCGAACGAGTCGGTCGCCGAGTTGAGCACCATGGCCATTGTCGATCTCCTTGTCGTCGACGTCAGGGTACGACGAACCGACAGCGCCGGGCGACGGCCTCGGGCGACCGACTCCGGCGTCGCGCAGGCGGCTCTCTACCCTCGAGCCGTGCAGATCTCGACCTGGGTGGCCCTCCTGACGGCGTGTCTGCTCATCAGTTTCACGCCGGGCGCAGGGGCGATCAACACGATGAGCAACGCGCTCAATGTGGGGTTCCGTCGCGCGATCTGGGGCGTGCTCGGCCAGCAGGCGGCGCTGCTCATCCAGCTCCTGGTCGTGGCCGCGGGCCTCGGTGTGGTGATCGCCGGATCGCCCACGGCCTTCGCGGTCATCCGATACCTGGGCGCGGCCTATCTGGTCTATCTGGGTGTCCGACAGTTCCTGCGGCGCCCGGATATGTCCGACCAGGCCGCCGAGACCCTGGCCACGGAGTCGGGATGGTCGATGTTCGTCCGAGGCCTGTGGGTGAATCTGCTCAACCCCAAGGCGATCGTGTTCCTGCTGGCGTTCATCCCCGGGTTCGTACGTACCGACCAATCCCTGACCGGTCAGTACGCGATCATCGCGGTGACGATCGTCGTCGTCGATATCACCGTCATGTGGTTCTTCTTCGCAGTGGTCGCGCGCGGGTTCCGCCGGCTCACCGGCAGCGAGCGCGGCCAGCGCAATCTGAATCGACTGTTCGGCACGCTCTTCGTCGCGGTCGGGATCATGCTGGCCGTGCTCTGA
- the katG gene encoding catalase/peroxidase HPI: MTEENPAAASEHPPIAEAQTDAADKGCPVRIKPPVEGGGNRDWWPNQLNLKLLAHNPAVGNPLDADFDYDAALGGLDVDALKADLTEVMTTSQAWWPADFGHYGPLFIRMSWHAAGTYRVEDGRGGAGSGMQRFAPLNSWPDNASLDKARRLLWPVKKKYGKALSWADLLVLAGNVALESMGFKTAGFAFGRQDEWEPEEVYWGPEAEWLGDERYSGTRDLTNPLAAVQMGLIYVNPEGPNGNPDPQASAIDIRETFGRMAMNDVETAALIVGGHTFGKTHGNGDAELVGPEPEAAPIEQQGLGWVNPQGTGVGADAITSGLEVIWTHTPIKWDNSFLEILYGNEWELTKSPAGANQWQPKDGGWANSVPEAFGTGKTHPSMLTSDLALRVDPVYGAITRRWLDHPEELAEEFAKAWFKLLHRDMGPAVRYRGPLVPTETYLWQDNVPAQEGAVISDADADSLKAQILSSGLTVAQLVSTAWAAASSFRGSDKRGGANGGRIRLQPQAGWEANEPDELAQVTGKLEEIQAAFNAESGAKVSFADLVVLGGVAAVEKAAKDAGLDVSVPFTPGRTDATQEQTDVESFAYLEPKADGFRNYEGKASDLPAEYRLLDKANLLTLSAPEMTVLVGGLRVLGANYQDSALGVLTDKAGQLTNDFFVNLLDMSTQWGPSSDDDGTYVGKDRASGAQKWTASRADLVFGSNSQLRALAEVYAEDDAKEKFVADFVSAWDKVMNLDRFDI; encoded by the coding sequence GTGACTGAGGAAAATCCCGCAGCCGCTTCAGAGCACCCGCCGATCGCCGAGGCGCAGACGGACGCGGCGGACAAAGGGTGCCCGGTCCGGATCAAGCCGCCCGTCGAGGGCGGCGGCAACCGTGACTGGTGGCCCAACCAGCTCAATCTCAAACTGCTGGCACACAATCCGGCGGTCGGCAATCCCCTCGACGCGGACTTCGACTACGACGCCGCGCTCGGTGGGCTCGACGTCGACGCCCTGAAGGCCGACCTCACCGAGGTCATGACGACCTCGCAGGCATGGTGGCCGGCCGACTTCGGTCACTACGGCCCGTTGTTCATCCGGATGTCCTGGCACGCCGCCGGCACCTACCGGGTGGAGGACGGCCGAGGTGGTGCGGGATCCGGTATGCAGCGTTTCGCGCCGCTGAACAGCTGGCCCGACAATGCCAGCCTGGACAAGGCCCGCCGCCTGCTGTGGCCGGTGAAGAAGAAGTACGGCAAGGCACTGTCGTGGGCCGATCTCCTGGTCCTCGCCGGCAACGTCGCGCTCGAGTCGATGGGCTTCAAGACCGCCGGGTTCGCATTCGGCCGCCAGGACGAGTGGGAGCCCGAAGAGGTCTACTGGGGCCCCGAGGCCGAGTGGCTGGGCGACGAGCGCTACAGCGGAACCCGTGATCTGACCAATCCGCTCGCGGCGGTTCAGATGGGCTTGATCTACGTCAATCCCGAAGGCCCCAACGGCAACCCGGATCCGCAGGCATCGGCGATCGACATCCGCGAGACGTTCGGCCGCATGGCGATGAACGACGTCGAGACGGCCGCGCTCATCGTCGGTGGACACACCTTCGGCAAGACGCACGGAAACGGCGACGCCGAACTGGTCGGTCCCGAACCCGAGGCCGCCCCGATCGAGCAGCAGGGACTGGGCTGGGTCAACCCGCAGGGCACCGGTGTCGGCGCCGACGCGATCACCAGCGGCCTCGAGGTCATCTGGACCCACACACCGATCAAGTGGGACAACAGCTTCCTGGAGATCCTGTACGGCAACGAGTGGGAGCTGACCAAGAGCCCCGCCGGCGCCAACCAGTGGCAGCCCAAGGACGGCGGCTGGGCCAACTCCGTGCCCGAGGCGTTCGGGACGGGCAAGACCCATCCGTCGATGCTCACCTCGGACCTCGCCCTTCGGGTCGACCCGGTGTACGGCGCGATCACGCGTCGTTGGCTCGATCATCCCGAGGAACTCGCCGAGGAGTTCGCGAAGGCGTGGTTCAAGCTGCTGCACCGCGACATGGGTCCGGCGGTCCGCTATCGCGGTCCGCTGGTGCCGACCGAGACCTACCTCTGGCAGGACAACGTGCCCGCCCAGGAAGGCGCGGTCATCTCCGACGCGGACGCCGATTCGCTCAAGGCGCAGATCCTCTCGTCGGGACTGACGGTCGCGCAGCTCGTCTCCACGGCGTGGGCGGCGGCGTCGTCCTTCCGTGGCAGCGACAAGCGCGGCGGCGCCAACGGCGGACGGATTCGCCTCCAGCCGCAGGCCGGATGGGAGGCGAACGAGCCCGACGAACTCGCCCAGGTGACCGGCAAGCTGGAGGAGATCCAGGCGGCGTTCAACGCTGAGTCGGGTGCCAAGGTGTCCTTCGCCGACCTCGTCGTGCTCGGTGGTGTCGCGGCCGTCGAGAAGGCGGCCAAGGATGCCGGCCTCGACGTCTCTGTGCCGTTCACCCCCGGCCGCACGGATGCCACCCAGGAGCAGACCGACGTCGAGTCGTTCGCCTACCTGGAGCCGAAGGCCGACGGCTTCCGCAACTACGAGGGCAAGGCGAGCGACCTGCCGGCGGAGTACCGACTGCTCGACAAGGCCAATCTGCTGACGCTGTCGGCGCCGGAGATGACGGTCCTGGTCGGCGGTCTGCGGGTATTGGGTGCGAACTACCAGGATTCGGCGCTCGGTGTGCTCACCGACAAGGCCGGGCAGTTGACGAACGACTTCTTCGTCAACCTCCTGGACATGAGCACCCAGTGGGGTCCGTCGTCCGACGACGACGGCACCTACGTCGGCAAGGATCGCGCGAGCGGTGCCCAGAAGTGGACGGCGAGCCGCGCCGATCTGGTGTTCGGTTCCAACTCGCAGCTCCGCGCGCTGGCCGAGGTCTACGCCGAGGACGACGCCAAGGAGAAGTTCGTCGCGGACTTCGTGTCCGCATGGGACAAGGTGATGAACCTGGACCGGTTCGACATCTGA